The nucleotide sequence TGTCGGGGCCGATGACCAGAGTGACGTTCTTCTTCATCGCCGCGTTCTGCACGGCGGTCGCCATCTGGTCGGTGATCTGTTCCTCGACATAGGCCTGGCTCAGCTGCACCGGCGCGAGAATCTGCTGCAGCTCCTGCTGGCCGCTCTGCTGGATCTGCTGAATCGTGTCGTATTGCTTCTGGAGCGAGGCCTGATTCTGCGCCGCGTTGGCCGCCTGGCTTTCGGTCTGAAGCTTGGTAACGAGCGGCTGCAACTGGGCCTGAATGGCCTGCCGGCGCGCGGTCGCCTGATCGATCTGCGCCTTGTAGGTGACCTGCCGCTGCTGCTGCGCGGTCTTGAAGGCGTTCGAATTGGCGATCACCAGCGGCGCGTTGACGATGCCGATGCCGGCAACCTGCTGTGCCGCGGCCGGCGAGATCGCGGCGGGCGAAACGAGCGTTGCG is from Croceibacterium aestuarii and encodes:
- a CDS encoding OmpH family outer membrane protein, translated to MKIFSKPALAAGLALATLVSPAAISPAAAQQVAGIGIVNAPLVIANSNAFKTAQQQRQVTYKAQIDQATARRQAIQAQLQPLVTKLQTESQAANAAQNQASLQKQYDTIQQIQQSGQQELQQILAPVQLSQAYVEEQITDQMATAVQNAAMKKNVTLVIGPDSVLYAAAPYNLNQAVLDELNTLVPSVQLVPPAGWLPREAREQQAQQQAASAAAQGQQPAAASTAPVSGR